From Halalkalicoccus subterraneus:
GCCTACTCCGACACCCAAGGACAGACGACCACCGCTTAGCTGGTCAAGCGTTGCCGTCATGTGAGCGACGTGCACTGGATGCCGAAGCACCGGCAGATACACTGCCGTTCCGATCCCGATCGAATCGGTCGCTGCCGCGACGGCACTAAGCGTGACGAGTGGCTCGAAGCGTGGTTTTGCGAGAACGCTGTCACCCACCCACGCCGAATCGTATCCGAGCGATTCGGCACGCTGGGCGAGAGCAACGATATCAGCGCTGGCGCGGGCGGTGAGTTCCGTTGTCGACGTGCTCGAAAAGACGATTCCCCGTGTCGGGAGTAAGTATCCATACGTGGTCACGATGCTCTTACCGAGACGGAGAACGCAGATCATAATAACTGTGCACATATCACACTACCCGGCTGCTGCCACCGTTCGTTTAGATGGTAGATCAGAGTGATCTACTCCCTTCTCGTGTTATACGCTGAACAGGCGCAATACCACGTCCTTTAGGGCGTGGATACGCGCCGTTAATTGATTCAACTATCCACCGCCTGTTGCATGGCCGGATATTCTATGCTGAATCAGTACTATTAACCTATCGGGCTTCATAACTGGTTATGAGGCCAGAATACGATGCGCACCCACCGAACATTCGAGGCGTCGATCACCAACCCACGGCAGGTGAGTGACGACCTCGATCAACTCGGACGGGCCGCGTCGAAACTCTGGAACGTCGGTCGCTACCACGCACAAGAACAGTGGGACGAAACGGGCGAGATCCCCGATGACGGGGAACTCAAATCCGAACTCAAAGGCCACGAACGCTATACGGATCTCCATTCTCAATCCAGTCAGCGCGTTCTCGAAGAACTCGCTGAAGCGTTCAACGGCTGGTTCGCAAAGCGTCGGAACGGTGATACCCGTGCCCGACCGCCTGGCTACCGCAAAAACGGAGACTCCCATCCCCGTTCCACGGTGTCGTTCAAAGCGGCTGGCTTCAAGCATGATGCACAGTTCACCCGCGTTCGCCTCTCGAAAGGCCGCAACCTGAAGGAACACCGCTCGGACTTCGTGTTGTGCGAATACGAGCTACGGCCCGATGTAGACCTCTCCCAGTGGGACATTCAACAGGTCCGGGCCGTCCACAAGTACGACGAGTGGCGGCTTCACTTCGTCTGTCGGAAGGTGATCGATCCCGAACCGCCGGGCGACGAGACTGCCGGGATCGACCTCGGTATCTCGAACATCGCCGCGCTTTCGTTCGGCGGTGAATCGATCCTCTTTCCCGGCAATGCACTGAAAGAGGACGAATACTACTTCGGACGAAAGAAGGCGAAGTGCGACGATAGCCGATCCAACGAGCGGCTTCGGTTGGACCGGAAGCGCACGGAACGCCGAACCCACTTCTTGCACACACTCTCGAAACACATCGTTTCTGAGTGCGTCAAGAGAGGTGTCGGAACCATCGTCATAGGCGACCTCGGCGGTATCCGCGACGACGAGAACGGTGAATCCCGGAACTGGGGCAATCACGGAAACCTCGACCTCCACGGATGGGCGTTCGACCGCTTCACGTCGATACTCGATTACAAGGCGGAAGCCGAAGGGATCGACGTAACGGTGGAGTCCGAACGCGATACCTCAAAGACGTGCTCCGCCTGCGGGACGAAAGACGGCAACCAGCGTGTCGAACGCGGGTTGTACGTTTGCGAGGAGTGCGATACGGTGGCGAATGCGGACGTGAACGGTGCGGAGAATATCCGACGAAAAGTAACTCCGAGTCCTTCGCAGGATAGGAGTAACGGCTGGTTGGCACAGCCTTCAGTCCATCTGTTCGATTGTAGCGAGGGCCGTTTCGCCCCGCGAGAACAGGTCGTGGACTGTAAACCCTAATATCCCAACGGCGGTCGGGATTCCACGTCGTTTACGGCGTGGAGGATGTCAAATCCTGTTACACGGCATACCATACATGACCGGAAGTGGCACCATTGGACGGGTTTTTGTTGCACCTGATGCTGAAGTCGAAATGGACGAACAAACTGAGGTTGAAGCAATCGCTGGACAAGGGCTCCGAGGTGATCGCTACTTCAGCGAGATCGAGACGGGAACCTTCGTCGAGTGGGAGCCAGATGAGGAACGTCGGGACGGATACGACCTTACGTTGATCGAGCAAGAAGCTGTGACCGCGATCGAGCGTGAAGCGGGAATCGAACTCGCACCGGGAGAACATCGACGGAACGTCGAAACTCGTGATGTCGCACTCAATCATCTCGTTGGCCAGCGATTCCGGGTCGGTGACGCCGTTTGTCGAGGTAATCGACTGTGTGAGCCGTGTAACCACCTGCAGCGTCTCACTCAGGACGGTGTACTGCAGGCGCTTGTTCATCGAGGCGGGCTCCGAGCGGACATTCTCGAAGATGGACTAATTCGCTCTGGAGACATCATCGAACCGCTCGAATAACTCTACGCCTACCGTTCTCTTAAGGGCTCCAGGGATTCTCCGGCCCGTTCAGTCATCTATTATTAATCGGAGCCGTCCCAACAGGAGTACCAACTTGACCGATGACTTAGATCGTGACGGTCGTACTTAGTTCCAGTTCAGTTTCGTTGGTTCCGTTTCCAGTTCCATTGCCTGGTACGGTTTCGTTAGTCTCGTTTCCGGTTTCGTTACCTGGTTCAGTTTCGTTGGTCCCGTTTCCAGTTTCGTTGGTCTCGTTGCCCGGCTCAGTCCCGTTCTGTGATTCTGTCTCGTTCGGTTCGGTTTCGTTAGTCTCGTTTCCGGTTTCGTTACCTGATTCAGTTTCATTGGTCTCGTTTTGCGGCCCCGTTTCATTCGGTTCGGTCTCGTTGTTCGGTTCACCCGGATCTCCACCACTCTCCGCGCCGTCCGTGTCGTTCTCAGGCGACGCTGGCTCCGTATCGTTCTCGCTCTCTTGGACGTCCTCAAGGTCTTCCGAGGCGTTCGTCGTGTTGGTCGCGGGTTCAGCCCCGCCCCCATCACCACCGCCGTCACCAGCTCCGAAGCCGCCGAGGCCAGCGAACAACAAGCCAGCAATGAGCAGGATGCCGCCAGCGAGAGCCAGCGCGATCCCGATCTCGCTGGTCCAGTCCTCGTCTTCGTCGTCGAGGTCGTCGGGGGTGGCGTCCCGTGAGGGGTCCGAGTGCTCGGATTCGTCTGGCCGCGCGCCGAAGGGTTCTGGATCGCGGTCAGTAGAGTCGTCGTTCATCGTCAGTTGCTCGCTCCCGTCTGCGGGATTGGTCTACGCTCTTCAGCACACTCCCCATAGCGACGGCGCCCACAGGTAACCGGTCGATCGTAGATCTCACCCAAGCATTTCATCGGTTATCCCCTCCGACCCCGTTTTCTTGCTCCGCGGCCCCATTGTCGTGCTCGATCTTGAACCGTCTGTAGCCTTCAATGAGACGCTCAGATGCGAATCCAGGTGCAACATGGATTCCTGGCGTTCCCAATAGTGCGAGCATACTGTTTAAGAGTACTCGCAGTGGATTATAATATTGCTTATGTTGGTCGACATTTTCTCGTCGGGCAGTGAACTCGGTGAGTACTCGCTAGACGCCATTGTCCCGGACATATCTGAATCCGTTGACTACCTGGCGACCGTTATATTCGAGGATATTCTAGACATTTTCAATGCTTGGTGCAGTGTCCTAGTTAGCTACGAGTAGCGAAATTGGTCTGTCAAAAAAGGCATCTACTGTTGTGACGACAGCTTCAAGAGTATCTCAAAACACGGGCTGTGAACGTCAGTACTGGATTTCAATAATCCACTTAACCTCTTATCCGCTCAGCCTTGAAGCAGAGAGTTGTACCTTGAGGGGTTAGCAGTCCCGAATATGATTTCGGCTTAATCCAATTCATAATAATAATATTATTTCATAATTTTTATACTCACACTTCGATGTTCTATGTATAGGAGGACGAGCAGACTCTATCGGTATATTCGGTTCGTCCTCGATCATACAATGAACTCGAAGGAAACTCACACGGAAGATCAGATGGAGGACAACTCAGGGATTCGGACGTCTCGACGGACGTTCCTCGAACTTAGCGGCGCGGCTGCACTCGCCACAGCGGGGAGCGCCGCGAGCGTCACTACAGCAAAACCAACCACCAAAATTGGATCCGGACCGGGACGGATCCATGACCTCTCTACGTATCTAGCGGATCCTACCCGATTCGAAGAGAACCGCGAGCCGACCCATGCACCGACGACCATCCCATATGAATCGGTTACGCAGGCGATCGAATCCGACGAACCGTTTACCGAACTCGAGGAGCGTTTCGATGGCTCACCGTACTTCGAACTCCTGAATGGGACGTGGAACTTCCAATTTTTCCAACGTCCTTCCGACCTTCCAGAGTCACTCGATGGGGCCAACGACTGGGACGAGATCACGGTTCCCCGACCTTGGCAGACCGAAGGGTACGACGAGCGCGTCTACACGAATTGGCAGCCAACGTGGGTGGGATACGATTCCGATCTCGAATGGGAGCTCTATCCAGACGAAGATGGAATGGTTGACGTTCCGGGTGTCGGTGACGACGGTCCTAATCCGGTCGGCGTATACAATCGTACGATCGATGTCCCAGCCGACTGGGAGGGCCGTGAGACGTTCCTTCATTTCGAGGGTGTCAAGCAGGCGTATTTTGTCTGGATCGACGGAGAGTACGTCGGCTTCCAACAGGGATCGATGACTCCCGGCGAGTTTCACATCTCCGAGCACGTTGAGGCTGGGGCCAGTCACGACCTGACAGTCCAGATCTATCGTTGGAGCGACGGTGAGGCGCTGGAATGTGTTGATATGCATAAGTACGCGGGTATCTACCGGAGTGCATATCTGTTTTCGACCCCGGCGGTCCACATTCGCGACTTCGCTGTCCGGACCGACCTCGACGACGAGTACGAGGATGCGACGTTGCGAGTCGACGTCGAACTCACCGAGTACTCGGTACCCGATGAGGCTGAGTATCGAGTGCGAGCAACGTTGTGTGATCCCGACAGTTACTCGGAAGTCGTGAGCTGCGAGGAATCAGTCACCGTTGAGGAAGGCGCCGTCACAACGCTTGAAACCGACGTCAGTGACCCCGCAAAGTGGTCCGCCGAGGATCCAACGCTATATCCGCTGATCGTGGAACTGCTCCCGACCGGCCGGAATACTGAGGGTCAATCGGAACCCGAACCCAGCGAGGTCCTGTTCGAGAAGGTCGGCTTCCGCGAGTATGAGGCTGAACGTGGACCAGGTGGTCACATCACGGTCAACGGCGAGCCCATCAACGTTCGAGGTATCAATCGGCACGAAACCGATCCGGATACCGGTCGGACGGTACCGCTTGAGACCATGCGCGAGGACTTCGAGTTGCTCAAGCAGTTCAACCTCAACGCCGTGCGGACCTCCCACTACCCGAACGATCCAACCTTCTACCGACTCGCCGACGAGTACGGGATCTACGTGCAAGACGAGGTCAACTGTGAAACCCACTGGTGGGAGGGCGTATTAGCCGAAACCACCGCATACCACGATCAGAGTGTCGAGCGGTTCCGGCGAATGGTGCTTCGCGATCGAAATCACGCATCGATATTCTCGTGGTCGACGGGCAACGAGGCCGGCACCGGGGCCGAACATCTCAATATGGCCGCACTGGCAATCGGTGGTGACGATCCGACACTACCCGCCGACACAAGCGAGACGACGCGCCTGTCGGGTGAAGCAATCGAATCGTTCGACGCCGACGGAATCGATGCCCTCTCGCCCGATCGGATCATGTACCACCAGCCCAACCACGGCGGCTGGGACGTCGACTACAGTGATATGCTCGGTCCGCGGTATATCGATGCCGAAACACTAGCAACATTCGGAGCGGGTGGTGATGTCAGCGATAGTCCTCGATTCGGTGATCGTTCGAGTGGAGACGGCTCGCCCGGTGACGGCGAGCGGTCGGTTGTCATGGGCGAGTACAACCACGCGATGGGTAATAGCCTTGGATTGATCGACGAGATGTGGAACGATTATATCCAGCCACCAGTCCGTCGGGTCCGTGATCGGGTCGGCGACGCAGATGGTGTCCTACTTGGATCGCCGGCGGTCGTTGCGGGGACAGATGGTGGCGCACTCGAGTTAGATGGTCAGTCCGACTATATCGAAGTAGTCCTATCCGACCAACCGGTTTCTGAGTCCGAGTTCTCCGTCGAACTAACGGTAAGTGAACTCACCGCCAACGGGGATACACCACTGGTCGTGGCTGGCGATCACTGTCGACTTGCTATTACGGCCGAGGGAGACCTCGAATTCACCGTTGGAGGAACGTCGGTGACCGAAGAGCTTCCTGGGATCGAGACGGAGACACAAACGCTGACAGCCGTCTGTTCGGCTGAAGAACTTGCACTCTACGTAGACGGGGAGCAAATCGGTGTTACTGAACACGACCGCCGTGATTTCGACGGGACCGGCGAGACACTGCTTATCGGCCATGACGATCATAGCGATCGGTTCCTACAGGCGACGATTGAGTCGATTGCTGTCTACCAGTCAGCTCTTTCGGCTACCGACATCGGGCAGGAGAGTCCAACTGACGAGACCGTCCTCTGGTACGACTTTGATGACCTGCTGGGAGACAAGAGCCTTCAAGGTGGCTTCATCTGGGACTGGGTCAACCAGGACCTGAACGACGAGACCGAGGACGGCGAACCGTTCCAGTTCTACGATCTCGATGGCCCAGCGGGAGCCTTCTGTCTGAACGGGACGATCTGGTCGGATCGACGCCCTCAACCCGAAATGTGGCAGCTAAAACAGTGCCACCAGCCAGTGAAAATGGTCCCGCGAGATCTGGCACAAGGGGAGGTCTACATCACAAATCACCACCAGTTTACGGACTTAGACGGATTCGATCTCACGTGGACGCTCTCGGCGGCCGGACAGACGGTGCGCGAAGGAACACTCGATCTCAAGACGCCGCCGAACGCGACTGAGATCGTCTCGATTGACGGTCTCGTGCATGCACCGAACCCTGAGCCCGGAGCAGAGTACTGGGTCGATATTTCCGTCTCGATTCCTGAGGACACCAGTTGGAGTGACGAAGGCCATGAAATTGCCTTCGCGCAGTTCCCGGTTCCCATTGAGACTCCTGATCCCACACGTCGAGGGAGAAGCGGTGTACCACCGGTCACGACTGAGGAAACGGACACGGAACTCGTGATAACGGGTAAAAAGTTCGAGTATACGCTCGATAAAGCGCTGGGAACGTTCTCCTCGATGCAATATGAGGGGACCGAACTCGTCGAGCGCGGTCCGGTCCTCAATTTCTGGCGGGCGCCGATCATGAACGAACTCCAGGATTGGGGCCCCCATCCGGCACCGAACTGGCACGATCTGGGGCTCGACGACATTCAACACGAGGTCGATAGTATCGAGATCTCGGAACACAAACACAGTGTGGATATCGAGGTCGATAGTTTAGCATTCGGAGCAACCGACGACGGGGCGCCAGCCGGCTACGAGACGACCTACTGCTATCACGTCGCCGGAGACGGCGAGGTGCAGATCGACGTCCAAGCCGATCCGACCGACCGACTTGTTGCAAACGTTGGCGAGTGGCTTCCAAAAATCGGCCTGCAACTAGAAGTCTTAGAGGAGTTCGATCAGTTCGAGTGGTACGGTCGCGGACCTCTTGAGACGTATCCTGATCGGAAGACTGGCGTGCGAGTCGGCCACTACGCGGGATCAGTCGACCAGCAGTACGTCCCGTATCTCCCACCACAGGACAACGGAAACAAGACCGATACGCGTTGGGCTTCACTCAGCAACGGTTCGGTTGGAGTGGCTGCGTTCGGCGGTTCGCTATTAGATGTTAGTCTCGAACAGTATGGAAATCTCGCGGACGCCGACTATCAGTATCAACTCGAAGAGCGTGGTTCGGTCGGGTTTAATCTCGACCACGCGGTAACCGGCGTCGGTGGAACACCCGTTCCAACGGCCGATGAGTACCAAGTTCAACCCGAATCGACTGAATTCACCATCACTCTCTGTCCGTTTCGGGCTACCGAGGGTCCAATGAGCGTCTTGGGTGGAACTCTCCCGTCTACGCAAGATAGGTGATGACAGCCTGAACGGGGCGCTATTCGGTCCGCTCGCTTCCTCCGACCGGACCGAGGTGTGGTTCTACTGGTGGTCGACGGTTCCACGAGTGCTATCTCGTTTAGGAAGAGTTCGTAGTAGACGTCGTACTCACAGAACTGGGAGCCTTCGATAGCGATGCCGAGCCGATACCCGTCAATTTCCCATATTTAGAGAAAGAGAATACGAGCACCGTCGTCAGTCGCTCCAAAATCCACGCTGGCGGATTTCGATTTCGGCGAGGACCGTTGAGAGGACGTCCCGCCAGTCCTGCGGATGGGTTGTATCGTCGCCAAGTGTCGGTGCGTTCGGGCCTGGATGAATGTGATCCCGCCTGTTGTGATTCGACGGATGGCGGTCCCAGCGATGATCGAACGCGCCGTTTTCATGGGTTTCGTGATAGTGCAGCGAGAAATCGCCGTTTTCGAACCAGACGATTTCGAGGCGGGCTGTCTGTACGCTGCTTGGATACCAGCGGGAATCGTAGACACAGACGAGTCGATCCGGAGCAAAATCGGGCTCTGTCTCGATGTGGCTGAATCGAGCGTCGGTACCTAGTCGCGTTTCGAGAACAGAGAGACGGTTGAAATCGACAGGGGCACCGCTTTCGGTTTCTGACTCAGTACGACCGCGCTCGTCCGTCATGCTACAGCGTGTCGGTCGGTTGCCCCGTCAGAATCACTGGCTAAGGCCCGCTCGAGAAGTGTGATCCGTCGACGTGTTGTCTTCCACGCCGAGAGTGTTTCCCATACCGATTCGATCGACCGGTCAATATTGGCTGCATGCGCCGAGATCGATACTGTTTCCGGCGATTCGGCATCGAATTTGTCTCTATAGGTCCGGTCGTGTTCCGTTTCGGTCTGTAGAAAGTCGAGTAGATCGTCGGTAGTGTACTGCTCGCGGAGGTGGTGTACCTGCCGCCAGGTCAGATACTCTTGATTGCGTTCGTAGGTCACCGGCGAGTCAGTAACGCGGGTAACGATACCCATTCGTTCGAACCAGTCCAGGTACTCCTTGGCAGCATCGCGTCCGTGATCGGCACGGTTAGCGACCTCATCGATGGTTGCTGGACCCTCTAATCCGAGAACGGTATCGAGGAAGTCGTCGCGTGTTCGGTTGCCATGTACGAGTTTCTCAGCGCTCACCAAGGCGTCGAAATCAGGAACTGTGGCACGCTCGTCGTCGGTGGCTTTCAGGTCTTGGCGTGGCTCCTTCATAGATGGCTCTAAGAGGGCGGTCGGAATAAGCCTTCGTCTATACGGTATATTCCGAATAGCAGGGTATAGGGTAGGAAAAGTTCTGTGTAAAGAAGACGGACTGGTGTTGCAGTCAGGATCAGGAATAGTATGCTATGATGAAAACTTAACTCAAAAGCATCGTCCCGATGTTCGGTGGTGGGACACTCTACGTTACGACTCTGAATTTCCTCCTCAATTTTATCAACAGCCACCAGCCAACAACTGATGAGCTCATCGAATGGCATCGATGCACGGACTTTGTAGTTGGCGTTGAAGGTCACCAATCGGCTCGGGAAAGCTCCTAATAGAGTCACTAGTACTCTCGTCAGGCAATGATGAGCCACGCAAAGAACACTACTAGTCCACCAATAGCGGTACTGGCGACAGCATGTATACGCATTCGATCGAGTATTGCATGCGCATCACCTTCGTAGGCGAGTGACTCATGGACTTCACTGCCGAGTTCACATTCCGGTAAGAAGTCCATCGCGACATGGAGAAAGACGCCAGTAGCGAAGCCAAAGACAACGCCACGAATCGAAGCGGAAGTAGGAAGCGCAAGAAACGAGGTGACCATTGCAGTG
This genomic window contains:
- a CDS encoding RNA-guided endonuclease InsQ/TnpB family protein, whose amino-acid sequence is MRTHRTFEASITNPRQVSDDLDQLGRAASKLWNVGRYHAQEQWDETGEIPDDGELKSELKGHERYTDLHSQSSQRVLEELAEAFNGWFAKRRNGDTRARPPGYRKNGDSHPRSTVSFKAAGFKHDAQFTRVRLSKGRNLKEHRSDFVLCEYELRPDVDLSQWDIQQVRAVHKYDEWRLHFVCRKVIDPEPPGDETAGIDLGISNIAALSFGGESILFPGNALKEDEYYFGRKKAKCDDSRSNERLRLDRKRTERRTHFLHTLSKHIVSECVKRGVGTIVIGDLGGIRDDENGESRNWGNHGNLDLHGWAFDRFTSILDYKAEAEGIDVTVESERDTSKTCSACGTKDGNQRVERGLYVCEECDTVANADVNGAENIRRKVTPSPSQDRSNGWLAQPSVHLFDCSEGRFAPREQVVDCKP
- a CDS encoding MOSC domain-containing protein, which codes for MTGSGTIGRVFVAPDAEVEMDEQTEVEAIAGQGLRGDRYFSEIETGTFVEWEPDEERRDGYDLTLIEQEAVTAIEREAGIELAPGEHRRNVETRDVALNHLVGQRFRVGDAVCRGNRLCEPCNHLQRLTQDGVLQALVHRGGLRADILEDGLIRSGDIIEPLE
- a CDS encoding ICP22 family protein, whose protein sequence is MNDDSTDRDPEPFGARPDESEHSDPSRDATPDDLDDEDEDWTSEIGIALALAGGILLIAGLLFAGLGGFGAGDGGGDGGGAEPATNTTNASEDLEDVQESENDTEPASPENDTDGAESGGDPGEPNNETEPNETGPQNETNETESGNETGNETNETEPNETESQNGTEPGNETNETGNGTNETEPGNETGNETNETVPGNGTGNGTNETELELSTTVTI
- a CDS encoding beta-galactosidase small subunit-related protein; its protein translation is MEDNSGIRTSRRTFLELSGAAALATAGSAASVTTAKPTTKIGSGPGRIHDLSTYLADPTRFEENREPTHAPTTIPYESVTQAIESDEPFTELEERFDGSPYFELLNGTWNFQFFQRPSDLPESLDGANDWDEITVPRPWQTEGYDERVYTNWQPTWVGYDSDLEWELYPDEDGMVDVPGVGDDGPNPVGVYNRTIDVPADWEGRETFLHFEGVKQAYFVWIDGEYVGFQQGSMTPGEFHISEHVEAGASHDLTVQIYRWSDGEALECVDMHKYAGIYRSAYLFSTPAVHIRDFAVRTDLDDEYEDATLRVDVELTEYSVPDEAEYRVRATLCDPDSYSEVVSCEESVTVEEGAVTTLETDVSDPAKWSAEDPTLYPLIVELLPTGRNTEGQSEPEPSEVLFEKVGFREYEAERGPGGHITVNGEPINVRGINRHETDPDTGRTVPLETMREDFELLKQFNLNAVRTSHYPNDPTFYRLADEYGIYVQDEVNCETHWWEGVLAETTAYHDQSVERFRRMVLRDRNHASIFSWSTGNEAGTGAEHLNMAALAIGGDDPTLPADTSETTRLSGEAIESFDADGIDALSPDRIMYHQPNHGGWDVDYSDMLGPRYIDAETLATFGAGGDVSDSPRFGDRSSGDGSPGDGERSVVMGEYNHAMGNSLGLIDEMWNDYIQPPVRRVRDRVGDADGVLLGSPAVVAGTDGGALELDGQSDYIEVVLSDQPVSESEFSVELTVSELTANGDTPLVVAGDHCRLAITAEGDLEFTVGGTSVTEELPGIETETQTLTAVCSAEELALYVDGEQIGVTEHDRRDFDGTGETLLIGHDDHSDRFLQATIESIAVYQSALSATDIGQESPTDETVLWYDFDDLLGDKSLQGGFIWDWVNQDLNDETEDGEPFQFYDLDGPAGAFCLNGTIWSDRRPQPEMWQLKQCHQPVKMVPRDLAQGEVYITNHHQFTDLDGFDLTWTLSAAGQTVREGTLDLKTPPNATEIVSIDGLVHAPNPEPGAEYWVDISVSIPEDTSWSDEGHEIAFAQFPVPIETPDPTRRGRSGVPPVTTEETDTELVITGKKFEYTLDKALGTFSSMQYEGTELVERGPVLNFWRAPIMNELQDWGPHPAPNWHDLGLDDIQHEVDSIEISEHKHSVDIEVDSLAFGATDDGAPAGYETTYCYHVAGDGEVQIDVQADPTDRLVANVGEWLPKIGLQLEVLEEFDQFEWYGRGPLETYPDRKTGVRVGHYAGSVDQQYVPYLPPQDNGNKTDTRWASLSNGSVGVAAFGGSLLDVSLEQYGNLADADYQYQLEERGSVGFNLDHAVTGVGGTPVPTADEYQVQPESTEFTITLCPFRATEGPMSVLGGTLPSTQDR
- a CDS encoding DUF7342 family protein — encoded protein: MKEPRQDLKATDDERATVPDFDALVSAEKLVHGNRTRDDFLDTVLGLEGPATIDEVANRADHGRDAAKEYLDWFERMGIVTRVTDSPVTYERNQEYLTWRQVHHLREQYTTDDLLDFLQTETEHDRTYRDKFDAESPETVSISAHAANIDRSIESVWETLSAWKTTRRRITLLERALASDSDGATDRHAVA